ATTAAGAATAAAGTATTAATTAAATTACCTAGAAAAACATAAATGGTACTACTATTAAGAAAAAGGGCCCCTGCAAAAATAATATAGGTTAAAGCATATATTATAAAAGATTCCAGTGGATACAATACGAGGATAGATGCTACACTAAAAATACCTATTATGTAGGCTGAAATCTGACCATGTATATGCTGGGCATTTGTAGACGCGAATATACACCAAAATAGAATTATTATAATTGCTGACTTATACATTATTTTTTCTAATAGTAATGACTCTACTTTAAACCCCTTGTCCTTTACTATGGACATAACCTTATATATAATACAGAAAATAGTTATGGCTATCCTAGAATAAAATAAATATTTATAATAGATATTTTCATCCCATAGTTCTTTAAAGTATTTAATATCAACCCATAACATAATAAAACTTAATACTATAAGTGCATTCATAACCATACTTGTTCTAGAAAAATTAGTTTTTATCTGAACTTCTTGAAACTCTCTTTTATACTTATCTGGAATATTATAAAACTCATAATTAAATATTCTTAATAGTTTTTCAAACATATACTAACTCCTTTGTTAATAGTTTAACACTTGTATCATTTATAATAATTATATAGGTTATACACTTTCTTTTAAATAGGTAAATAACAAAATCATCATAATTACCCATGAACCAAAAAATTCTAATAAACCTTTAAACTTAACATCATAGTTTTTCCGTTCAATCTTTTGTTCTATATAATCTAATATTTCATCTAATTTTAATATACTTTTATAATTTTTTATTTTCATGTCCAAGGATTTTTTCTTGTACTTTAACTCTACACTAGCCTTTGTATCCGCTATTTTTATTTCCTTTTCTGTCTGAGATTCGTCCTTTAAATCTAAATCATACTCATATTTCTTAAAGGCTCCTATTATTATATCTTTAACTTCCTTATTATCCACATGATAAAATATTATTTCTTGGTTACATAAGTCCCTATATAGTGGATATAATATCATTCCTACAGATATTAGCCCCATAAAGAACAGATCTCCATCGTACCTATCTTCATATAACTGAAAGAACTTATCCACTTGTAAATAAAGTCCTCCAAATATAAGTGCATATTTACTTAAAAATGACCTACCACACATATTAGTAGCCGATGCCTTCCTAATCCCTTCTATAAATAAAATTAACATAATACCTATAGCTAAATCCATATGTCTTAATATAAAACTCATTATCCCTTCCATGAAAACCATTCCCCCCTCCCATTATTTTACAATATTTTCCTATATAATAACAGTTTTTGACAAAATAAAAAACTGTCCCTTCATAAGGAACAGTTTCTATTATTATTGAACTTTTATTTCAGTCCAAATTCTATCGTATTCAACTGTAAATTCTCCTAAGTCTGTAAATACTTCACCTTGCTTTAAAATATCACCTTCTGGATATCTTACTTTGTTGTTTTGCATATCTTCTGGTAAAAGTTTCTTACCTTCCTTATTGGCTGTTGCATAACCTATATATTCAGCACACTTAGCAGCAACTTCCGGTCTCATCATATAGTTAATAAATAATTCCGCTTCTTTTTTGTGCTTTGATGTAGTTGGAATTGCTATACAATCAAACCAAAGATTTGTTCCCTCTTTAGGAATTGCATATTCTAAATAGTCATTTTCTTCTGCAAGCATTGTAGCTTCTCCAGACCAAACTAAAGCAAGTGCTCCTTCTCCAGCTAACATCATATTTTTATAGTCATCTATTGCATAGGCCTTAACAAGAGGCTTTTGCTTAATTAACTCTTCTTTAGCTTTTTCTAATTCATCAATATTCTTAGTATTCATTGAATATCCAAGTCTCTTTAAAGAAATTCCTATAGAATCTCTAGGAGAGTTTATCATAATAATATTCTTAGCATATTTTTCATCCCAAAGGATATCCCAGCTATCCACATTCTCTTTTACCATTTCAGTATTATAAAGGATTCCTATAGTTCCAAAGAAATACGGTACAGAATACTTATTTCCAGGATCATAACTCATATCCTTTAAATCTTCATCTATATTTTTAAAGTTAGGTAGGTTTTTATGATCTAACTCTTGTAATAATCCTTCTTTCGTCATGGCCTCTATCATATAATCAGAAGGAAATACTACGTCATAATCAGATCCACCACTTTGAACCTTAGCTAACATTTCTTCATTATCACCATAAGTTTCATAGTTTACCTTAATTCCATACTCTTTTTCAAAGTCTTCAATTACTTGCATATCAACATAGTCTCCCCAGTTGTACACATTAATCTCATTATAATATCCCTGTTCGTTAACTTCTCCCTTTGAACATCCTACAACTGACATTACAAGGATCACACACACAAGCAATAAAGATATTTTTTTCAATAATACCACCCCTATTCACTAATTTTTTCTCTTTTATTTAATAAAATAAATAAAATAACTATACCTAAAAATAATACGGTAGATAAGGCATTAATCTTTGGACTAATACCTACCTTTGTCATAGAGTAAATCTTTATGGACAAAGTATTTACTCCTGAACCTGTTGTGAAAAAACTTACCATAAAATCATCTATTGATAATGTAAATGAAAGCAGTGCACCTGTTACTATACCTGGCATAATCTCAGGTAATATGACCTTGTAAAAGGCTTGAAATGGTGTGGCTCCCAAATCTAGTGCTGCCTCTTCTAAATATGGATTTAGTTGAGTAAGCTTTGGAAGTACTGCTAATATTACATATGGTATATTAAAAGTAACATGAGCTAATAACAAAGTAATAAATCCTAGCTTCATCTTAACTGCCGTAAATAATGCAAGTAGTGATATACCAATAACTATATCTGGGTTCATAACGGGTAGATAAGTCACATTCATAAAGATTGTCTTCATCCTAGGACCCATCTTAAATATGGCTATAGCACTTACAGTTCCTATTATAGTAGCTATAATAGAAGCCAATATGGCAATGGAAAAAGTATTGTATAGGGCACTCATAATGCTACTATCTTCTAATAGAGCCTTATACCATTTTAATGTAAATCCATTCCATTTGCCACTATATTTAGAATCATTAAATGAATATAAAATAAGTAATAATATGGGAAGGTATAAGAAAGTATAAACAAGTCCTGCATATAATCTTTTTAACGCTTTTACCACAGGCCTCCCCCTTCCTCATCTTTATATTTACTACTAATTAACATTACTATTAATATAAGAATCATCATTATCATGGATATGGCAGAACCAAATTGCCAGTTCCTAGCCATTAAAAATTGACTTTGAATTACATTTCCAAGTAACATAGTCTGCCCGCCTCCTAATAAATCAGATATTACGAAAGTACTGACAGCAGGCATAAATACCATTATGATTCCTGATACTACCCCAGGCATACTAAGGGGTAATGTGACCTTTGTAAATGTCTCAAATGAAGTGGCTCCTAGGTCTTTAGCCGCTTCAACTAAACTCTCATCCATTTTGGATAAAACAGAGTATATGGGCAGCACCATAAAAGGCAGGAAGTTATATACCATTCCCACTACAACGGCACTATCATTATACAAAAGGGTAAGAGGTTTATCTATTATTCCAAGAAATATAAGGGCATGATTTATAATTCCCTTATCTCTTAATATACTCATCCAAGCGTAAGTTCTTAATAAGAAATTACTCCATAGGGGAATTACAAATAACATTATAAGTAAACTTCTTCTAGATGCTTTGGTCTTAGCAATTATCATGGCCATTGGATAAGCCACCAATAGACATATTCCCGTACTTATAAGTGCCAATAATATGGAACGCCAAAATACATTTAAATACATGGGTTGTAAAAACTTTTTATAATTTTCTAATGTAAATTCATATATTATTCTTCCATATGGAGATCTTTTGCAAAAACTGTATACACCTATGATAATTATGGGAGCAATACTAAATATTAAAGACCATATGGCATATGGTATAGATAACCAAGTCTTTCTCATATCTATTCTCCTTTTTTCATAATGTGAATTGAATCAGGACCAATCTTTAATCCCACATGATCACCCATAGGTGGCATATGAATGGAATGAATCATCCACTTAAATCCAGTTTTATCTTTAACTTCTATTTCGTAGTGAACTCCCTTAAAGATAATAGAGACAACTTCACCACTTAATGCCCCATCTTCTGGCTTAACTATTTCAATATCTTCAGGTCTAACTAATACATATATAGGTTCATTTGTATCAAATCCTTTGTCCACACAAGGAAGAACCTTATCTTCTAATTCTACTTTAAAGTCTTCAAGCATGATTCCATCTAATATGTTTCCCTCTCCTATGAAATCTGCCACAAAGGTATTTACAGGTTCATTATATATATCTTCCGGCGTACCAATTTGTTGAATTTCACCTTCACTCATAACTATAACCCTATCAGACATGGTTAAGGCTTCTTCCTGATCATGGGTTACATATATGAATGTAATCCCTACCCTTTGCTGAATCTTTTTAAGTTCTATTTGCATACCTTTTCTAAGTTTTAAATCAAGAGCTCCTAATGGCTCATCTAGAAGTAATACATTAGGCTCATTAACAAGGGCACGAGCAATGGCAATCCTTTGTTGTTGACCTCCACTTAGTGAATCTATTTTTCTATTTTCAAAACCCTTAAGGTTTACTAACCTAAGCATTTCTTTTACTTTTTCATCTATAGTAGCCTTATCTAGTTTCTTTATTTTAAGACCAAAGGCTATGTTATCATATACGGATAAATGGGGAAAAAGAGCATACTTTTGAAAGACAGTATTAATCTGTCTTTGATAGGGTGGAATATTATTTATTCTTTTTCCTTCAAAGTAAACGTCCCCGTGTGTTGCCTGTTCAAAACCGCCAATTATCCTAAGAGTAGTAGTTTTTCCGCATCCGGAAGGACCTAATAATGTGATAAACTCTTTCGGCTTAATTTGCAAATTTATATTCTGTAAAACTTCCTTATCTCCGTATGTTTTAGATACGTTTTTTAATTCTATCATGTATTGGCTCATCGTCTAAGTTTCCGCCCCCTTATCATTAATTTATCTATATGATAATACTTAGTATTTGTAATCTAAAAGTTTATTAAAACTAAATTCAATTTATTATATTTTCTTTTTCCCTATTTGTCAATAATTACGCATTAAATGGGCAATAACTTTTATATTTATATTTAGAGACATAACATTTCCAAACTCAATAAACTTTAGCTACTTACAAGGGAATATGAATGAAAAATTTTTATAAGGTGGAACATCAGAACATCTTCTGCTGTAAACAATTGTAAACCTTCTACCGTGAATATAATATTCACACTCTATAGTCTGATAGTGACTTACCTTCTAAAATATTTTTTATTTATATGACTGAAGTAAGTTCATATACATTTATACTGGACATGGTTAATCTATATATATCCTATAACGCTTACATGCATAAAGGCTAAGCCTTATAAGCCTAGCCTTTAATTATT
This window of the Anaeromicrobium sediminis genome carries:
- a CDS encoding ABC transporter substrate-binding protein, with the translated sequence MKKISLLLVCVILVMSVVGCSKGEVNEQGYYNEINVYNWGDYVDMQVIEDFEKEYGIKVNYETYGDNEEMLAKVQSGGSDYDVVFPSDYMIEAMTKEGLLQELDHKNLPNFKNIDEDLKDMSYDPGNKYSVPYFFGTIGILYNTEMVKENVDSWDILWDEKYAKNIIMINSPRDSIGISLKRLGYSMNTKNIDELEKAKEELIKQKPLVKAYAIDDYKNMMLAGEGALALVWSGEATMLAEENDYLEYAIPKEGTNLWFDCIAIPTTSKHKKEAELFINYMMRPEVAAKCAEYIGYATANKEGKKLLPEDMQNNKVRYPEGDILKQGEVFTDLGEFTVEYDRIWTEIKVQ
- the potA gene encoding spermidine/putrescine ABC transporter ATP-binding protein; this translates as MSQYMIELKNVSKTYGDKEVLQNINLQIKPKEFITLLGPSGCGKTTTLRIIGGFEQATHGDVYFEGKRINNIPPYQRQINTVFQKYALFPHLSVYDNIAFGLKIKKLDKATIDEKVKEMLRLVNLKGFENRKIDSLSGGQQQRIAIARALVNEPNVLLLDEPLGALDLKLRKGMQIELKKIQQRVGITFIYVTHDQEEALTMSDRVIVMSEGEIQQIGTPEDIYNEPVNTFVADFIGEGNILDGIMLEDFKVELEDKVLPCVDKGFDTNEPIYVLVRPEDIEIVKPEDGALSGEVVSIIFKGVHYEIEVKDKTGFKWMIHSIHMPPMGDHVGLKIGPDSIHIMKKGE
- a CDS encoding ABC transporter permease, translating into MVKALKRLYAGLVYTFLYLPILLLILYSFNDSKYSGKWNGFTLKWYKALLEDSSIMSALYNTFSIAILASIIATIIGTVSAIAIFKMGPRMKTIFMNVTYLPVMNPDIVIGISLLALFTAVKMKLGFITLLLAHVTFNIPYVILAVLPKLTQLNPYLEEAALDLGATPFQAFYKVILPEIMPGIVTGALLSFTLSIDDFMVSFFTTGSGVNTLSIKIYSMTKVGISPKINALSTVLFLGIVILFILLNKREKISE
- a CDS encoding ABC transporter permease, translated to MRKTWLSIPYAIWSLIFSIAPIIIIGVYSFCKRSPYGRIIYEFTLENYKKFLQPMYLNVFWRSILLALISTGICLLVAYPMAMIIAKTKASRRSLLIMLFVIPLWSNFLLRTYAWMSILRDKGIINHALIFLGIIDKPLTLLYNDSAVVVGMVYNFLPFMVLPIYSVLSKMDESLVEAAKDLGATSFETFTKVTLPLSMPGVVSGIIMVFMPAVSTFVISDLLGGGQTMLLGNVIQSQFLMARNWQFGSAISMIMMILILIVMLISSKYKDEEGGGLW